A single window of Brachyspira sp. SAP_772 DNA harbors:
- a CDS encoding 2-hydroxyacyl-CoA dehydratase encodes METNYSNSDTAQLRTRLEAFVEML; translated from the coding sequence ATAGAGACTAATTATTCTAATAGTGATACTGCTCAGCTTAGAACTAGATTAGAAGCTTTTGTTGAGATGCTATAA